A window from Phalacrocorax aristotelis chromosome 5, bGulAri2.1, whole genome shotgun sequence encodes these proteins:
- the NLRP6 gene encoding NACHT, LRR and PYD domains-containing protein 6, whose protein sequence is MDTQNIMVQFYGAEAALDVAIAVFEHIQLRNAAARLREKREKGGKAEAVGWGSPWQDYQKNYKKNICQAYSRIKDLNALVGEDVSLNVRYSKLVIVNKHLDEEQREHEIIAMGQRHAEIMKEQANSSITVGDLFKPCSDGWTPKVVVLLGAAGVGKTMTARKIMLDWASNSMFAEFDYVFYIHCRQGNLLTSQASLADLIIQCCPSISLPLARVLEQPERLLFIIDGFDELCFSFDRPQSELCSQPWEQRPVEIILSSLFRKRLLPESSLLITTRPAALQKLGKCLECGRYAEILGFSVAERKEYFYRFFKNAEQAAAAFQFVRGNETLFTMCLVPIVCWIVCTVMKQQLSRTRGLAQSPKTTTGIYILYLSALLQSLSDRLKEGMPRVLRRLCCLAADGVWKQKVLFQKKEVQAYALDQQEALPLLLNEHLFQRDISCISTYSFIHLSFQEFFAALFYLLEDEGETQELPAGPTRDVKKLLENYGNSKNYFMLTVRFLFGLLNKERTRELEEEMGCKIAPRIMQELLAWLQNSQKTALASQTEEMVVIRELEVCHCLYELQDERFVVTALDPFRGVHLRRLNLNHFDQMVLSFSVKNFPKLELLDLGHCSFLWDDAEDSEGPQPAKQVCRFDQCQLTGACCGALASVLSTKPTLTELDLAGNEDLRDSGVKMLCEGLRRGTCHLQELRLGCCNLTAAGCKDLAATLGTMSRLEELDLSDNPLEDRGMQELCGALGCNMQKLRLWRCRLTEASCGALAAVLRASPSLKELHLSDNELGDGGVRRLSEGLRDPACQLQTLRLWRCHLTEASCGALAAVLRASPSLKELHLGENELGDGGVRRLSEGLRDPACQLQTLRAVWTSSDHPIVFCGCEKQSGHPSQEEAQSCPCPSEGMFLILGRLYPASENSQEAWIKALERDPPGSYFQGIRRTCGGWTAAQGKRLAVKGYAGNVQTSPFSKRLPGSLWQCRLSGACCEDLCSMLSASRSLRHLDLSENDLGDGGTQLLCEALGRPPCSLERLWLKKSGLKEDTLQKLAALREVNPTLSIGYI, encoded by the exons ATGGATACGCAGAACATCATGGTGCAATTCTACGGTGCGGAGGCCGCCCTGGACGTGGCCATAGCCGTCTTTGAGCACATCCAGCTCCGCAACGCCGCTGCCCGGCTCcgggaaaagagagaaaaaggtggGAAGGCTGA GGCGGTGGGTTGGGGGTCCCCATGGCAGG ATTACCAgaagaattacaaaaaaaacatATGCCAGGCATACAGCCGCATAAAGGACCTAAATGCCCTGGTGGGTGAGGACGTGAGCCTGAACGTCAGGTACTCAAAGCTGGTGATCGTCAACAAGCACCTTGATGAAGAGCAACGGGAGCACGAGATCATCGCCATGGGACAGAGGCACGCGGAGATCATGAAGGAGCAAGCCAACTCCTCCATCACTGTCGGCGACCTCTTCAAGCCCTGCTCTGACGGCTGGACCCCCAAGGTGGTCGTGCTCCTGGGAGCCGCGGGCGTGGGCAAGACGATGACAGCCAGGAAGATCATGCTAGACTGGGCATCCAACAGCATGTTTGCAGAGTTTGACTATGTCTTCTATATCCACTGCCGGCAGGGCAACCTCCTCACCAGCCAGGCCAGCCTAGCCGACCTCATCATACAGTGCTGTCCCAGCATCTCTCTGCCCCTCGCCAGGGTGCTGGAGCAGCCAGAGAGGCTCCTGTTCATTATCGACGGCTTCGATgagctctgcttttccttcgACCGACCCCAGTCTGAGctgtgctcccagccctgggagcagaggcCGGTGGAAATCATCCTGAGCAGCCTCTTCCGCAAGAGGCTGCTGCCCGAGAGCTCCCTGCTCATCACCACGAGGCCGGCCGCCCTGCAGAAACTGGGCAAGTGCCTGGAGTGCGGGCGCTACGCTGAAATCCTGGGGTTTTCCGTGGCGGAGAGGAAAGAGTATTTCTACAGGTTTTTCAAAAATGCAGAGCAAGCGGCTGCTGCCTTCCAGTTTGTCAGAGGGAATGAGACGCTCTTCACCATGTGCCTGGTGCCCATCGTGTGCTGGATCGTCTGCACTGTcatgaagcagcagctcagccgcACCAGGGGTCTTGCCCAAAGCCCGAAGACGACGACGGGGATCTACATCCTCTACCTTTCTGCCCTGCTCCAGTCGCTGAGCGACCGGCTGAAGGAGGGCATGCCCAGGGTGCTCAGGAGGTTGTGCTGCCTGGCGGCCGATGGTGTCTGGAAGCAGAAGGTcctctttcagaagaaagaggTGCAGGCGTATGCGCTGGACCAGCAGGAAGCCCTCCCGCTCCTCCTCAACGAGCACCTCTTCCAGAGGGACATCTCCTGCATCAGCACCTACAGCTTCATCCACCTCAGCTTCCAGGAGTTTTTTGCGGCGCTCTTCTACCTGCTGGAAGATGAAGGGGAAACACAGGAGCTCCCCGCTGGTCCCACTAGGGATGTGAAGAAGCTGCTGGAGAACTACGGCAATTCCAAGAACTACTTCATGCTAACCGTGCGGTTCCTCTTCGGGCTCTTGAACAAGGAACGCAcaagggagctggaggaggagatggggtgTAAGATCGCACCCAGGATTATGCAGGAATTACTGGCATGGCTTCAAAACAGCCAGAAAACGGCCCTAGCATCTCAGACAGAGGAGATGGTGGTGATTCGTGAGCTGGAGGTCTGCCACTGTCTGTACGAGCTCCAGGACGAGCGTTTTGTAGTGACCGCCTTGGATCCTTTCAGGGGGGTGCACCTACGGCGGCTCAACCTTAACCACTTTGATCAAATGGTCCTTTCCTTCAGCGTGAAAAACTTCCCCAAACTGGAGTTGCTTGACCTGGGGCACTGCTCCTTTCTGTGGGATGATGCCGAGGACAGTGAGGGCCCGCAGCCGGCCAAGCAGGTGTGTCG GTTTGATCAGTGTCAGCTCACAGGTGCCTGCTGCGGGGCTCTGGCCTCCGTTCTCAGCACAAAACCCACCCTGACAGAGCTGGACCTGGCTGGGAACGAAGACCTGAGAGACAGCGGCGTGAAGATGCTGTGTGAGGGGCTGAGACGTGGCACCTGCCACCTGCAGGAGCTGCG GTTGGGCTGCTGCAACCTCACAGCTGCCGGCTGCAAGGACCTCGCCGCCACGCTGGGCACCATGTCCCGCCTGGAGGAGCTGGACCTCAGTGACAATCCCCTGGAAGACAGGGGCATGCAGGAGCTGTGCGGGGCTCTAGGCTGCAACATGCAAAAGCTCCG GCTGTGGCGGTGCCGCCTGACGGAGGCGAGCTGCGGGGCTCTTGCCGCGGTGCTCCGCGCCAGCCCCAGCCTGAAGGAGCTGCACCTGAGTGACAACGAGCTGGGGGACGGAGGCGTGCGGCGGCTGAGCGAGGGCCTGCGGGATCCTGCCTGCCAGCTGCAGACGCTGAG GCTGTGGCGGTGCCACCTGACGGAGGCGAGCTGCGGGGCTCTTGCCGCGGTGCTCCGCGCCAGCCCCAGCCTGAAGGAGCTGCACCTGGGTGAGAACGAGCTGGGGGACGGAGGCGTGCGGCGGCTGAGCGAGGGCCTGCGGGATCCTGCCTGCCAGCTGCAGACGCTGAG GGCAGTTTGGACATCTTCGG ACCACCCAATCGTATTTTGTGGTTGTGAGAAGCAGTCGGGGCACCCCAGTCAGGAGGAAGCTCAGTCCTGCCCTTGCCCATCTGAAGGGATGTTCCTCATCCTGGGGAGACTATATCCAGCCTCAGAGAACTCTCAAGAAGCCTGGATCAAGGCTTTGGAGCGAGATCCCCCTGGAAGCTATTTCCAGGGCATCCGGAGGACCTGTGGCGGGTggacagcagcacagggaaagcGTCTGGCTGTGAAGGGCTATGCGGGAAACGTCCAAACATCTCCTTTCTCCAAACGCCTCCCCGGCAGCCTGTGGCAATGCCGACTCAGCGGCGCCTGCTGCGAGGACCTCTGCTCCATGCTCAGCGCCAGCCGGAGCTTGCGCCATCTGGATCTGAGCGAGAACGACCTGGGAGATGGCGGCACGCAGCTGCTGTGCGAGGCACTCGGCCGTCCCCCCTGCTCCTTGGAGAGGCTCTG GCTGAAGAAATCTGGATTGAAAGAAGACACGCtgcagaagctggctgctcTCAGAGAAGTAAACCCCACGCTGAGCATAGGATACATCTGA
- the LRRC55 gene encoding leucine-rich repeat-containing protein 55, translating to MWRQLLRDTETSVSGPQGKKEEKKKKKTEKERDKGGRGGGGEEGGGERPALIARLSSSLGRGCRSHSPNLAASRVRATTQGPPPHHPGLAALGTRAPAHPLAGAAESGLTPAPPVPRGSQTAVPPGRGFGVPPECRRHARSIALLARSPALLLNIAAGGSRRERAGGPFPAVGWPPLPREGPGLPAGARRVGARRRPAMLLGPWLVAAAAAVAAGAGAGCPVLCTCRGQAVDCSGQRLFSVPPELPLDTGNLSLAHNRIASIPPGYLACYGQLRALDLRNNSLAALPAGLFLGARRLAHLDLSYNNFSLVAADMFLEASGLLRLDLSHNPGLRRVHPQAFRGLAQLRELDLSYGGLSAISLDALEGLPGLVGLRLGGNPWVCGCAMEPFLKWLRGRIQRCASDSQLAECRAPPEVAGAPLLSLTEESFQACHLTLTLDDYLFIAFVGFVVSIASVATNFLLGITANCCHRWSKASEDEDV from the exons ATGTGGAGGCAGTTGCTAAGAGACACTGAAACGTCAGTATCTGGccctcaaggaaaaaaagaggaaaaaaaaaaaaaaaagacagagaaagagagagacaagggaggacgaggaggaggaggggaggaaggaggtggGGAAAGACCTGCTCTCATTgccaggctcagcagcagccttggCCGCGGCTGCAGGAGCCACTCTCCCAACTTGGCGGCCTCCAGGGTGAGGGCGACGACCCAGGGACCCCCACCTCACCACCCAGgcctggcagccctggggacccGAGCTCCTGCTCATCCCCTGGCCGGT GCAGCCGAAAGCGGCCTGACGCCAGCCCCACCGGTGCCCCGGGGCTCACAGACCGCCGTGCCCCCGGGGCGGGGATTTGGCGTGCCCCCCGAATGCCGCCGGCATGCCCGGAGCATCGCTTTGCTAGCGCGGAGCCCGGCTCTGCTCCTGAACATCGCCGCCGGCGGCTCTCGGCGTGAGCGGGCGGGTGGCCCTTTCCCCGCAGTGGGATGGCCCCCGCTGCCCCGTGAGGGTCCGGGCCTCCCCGCCGGCGCCCGCCGGGTGGGGGCTCGCCGCCGCCCCGCCATGCTGCTGGGCCCCTGgctggtggcggcggcggcggcagtaGCGGCGGGCGCCGGGGCGGGCTGCCCGGTGCTGTGCACGTGCCGTGGGCAGGCGGTGGACTGCAGCGGGCAGCGGCTCTTCTCGGTGCCCCCCGAGCTGCCGCTGGACACCGGCAACCTCAGCCTGGCCCACAACCGCATCGCCAGCATCCCGCCGGGCTACCTGGCCTGCTACGGCCAGCTGCGCGCCCTCGACCTGCGCAACAACTCGCTGGCGGCCCTGCCGGCCGGGCTCTTCCTGGGGGCTCGCCGCCTGGCCCACCTCGACCTCAGCTACAACAACTTCAGCCTGGTGGCGGCTGACATGTTCCTGGAGGCCAGCGGGCTGCTGCGCCTCGACCTCAGCCACAACCCTGGCCTGCGGCGGGTGCACCCCCAAGCCTTCCGGGGCCTGGCCCAGCTGCGGGAGCTGGATCTCAGCTACGGGGGGCTGTCGGCCATCAGCCTCGACGCCCTGGaggggctgccagggctggtGGGGCTCCGCCTGGGGGGCAACCCCTGGGTGTGCGGCTGCGCCATGGAGCCCTTCCTCAAGTGGCTGCGGGGACGCATCCAGCGCTGCGCATCGG ATTCACAGCTGGCCGAGTGCCGGGCCCCCCCCGAGGTGGCGGGAGCCCCCCTGCTCTCCCTGACAGAGGAGAGCTTCCAGGCCTGCCACCTCACCCTGACGCTGGACGACTATCTCTTCATCGCCTTCGTCGGTTTCGTCGTCTCCATCGCCTCGGTGGCCACCAACTTCTTGCTGGGCATCACCGCCAACTGCTGCCAccgctggagcaaggccagcgaGGACGAGGACGTTTAG
- the APLNR gene encoding apelin receptor has translation MEEATDAYAYGDNETECEYAEWGPSLALLPTIYMLVFLLGTAGNGLVLWTVFKGGRDRRRSADTFIANLAAADLTFVATLPLWAAYTWLGYHWPFGTAACKVSSYLVFVNMYASVFCLTGLSFDRYLAIVRPLATAKLRSRVSGLVATVALWALAALLALPALVLRRAAALGGDTKITCYMDYGGLAAPGTEGAWEVGLGLSSTALGFVAPFVVMLTCYFFIARTVASHFHRERAEGPRKRKRLLTIITVLVAAFGGCWLPFHLVKTLYVLMDLEVLPWSCGLHTFLNNLHPYCTGIAYINSCLNPFLYAFFDPRFRHACAALLCCRTPGPGTERSASYSSGHSHPPGGKGGLVPGGKLDPATQETLFRA, from the coding sequence ATGGAGGAGGCGACGGACGCCTATGCCTATGGGGACAATGAGACGGAGTGTGAGTACGCTGAGTGGGGCCCCTCgctggccctgctgcccaccaTCTACATGCTGGTCTTCCTGCTGGGCACGGCGGGCAACGGGCTGGTCCTCTGGACCGTCTTCAAGGGCGGCCGGGACCGCCGGCGTTCGGCCGACACCTTCATCGCCAACCTGGCCGCCGCCGACCTCACCTTCGTGGCCACCCTGCCGCTGTGGGCCGCCTACACCTGGCTGGGCTACCACTGGCCCTTCGGCACCGCTGCCTGCAAGGTCAGCAGCTACCTGGTCTTTGTCAACATGTACGCCAGCGTCTTCTGCCTGACGGGGCTGAGCTTCGACCGCTACCTGGCCATCGTCCGGCCCCTGGCCACCGCCAAGCTGCGCTCGCGGGTCAGCGGGCTGGTGGCCACGGTGGCCCTGTGGGCGCTGGCGGCtctgctggctctgccagccctggTGCTGCGGCGGGCGGCTGCCCTTGGTGGGGACACCAAGATCACCTGCTACATGGACTACGGGGGCCTGGCCGCCCCCGGCACGGAGGGCGCCTGggaggtggggctggggctcTCCTCCACCGCCCTGGGCTTTGTGGCCCCCTTTGTTGTCATGCTGACCTGCTACTTCTTCATCGCCCGCACTGTGGCCAGCCACTTCCACCGGGAGCGGGCTGAGGGGCCCCGCAAGCGCAAGCGCCTCCTCACCATCATCACGGTGCTGGTGGCTGCCTTCGGGGGCTGCTGGCTGCCCTTCCACCTGGTCAAGACCCTCTACGTCCTGATGGACCTGGAGGTGCTGCCGTGGTCCTGTGGCCTCCACACCTTCCTCAACAACCTCCATCCCTACTGCACCGGCATCGCCTACATCAACAGCTGCCTCAACCCCTTTCTCTATGCCTTCTTTGACCCCCGCTTCCGCCATGCCTGCGCCGCCCTCCTCTGCTGCCGGACCCCCGGCCCTGGGACCGAGCGCTCCGCCAGCTACTCCTCGGGGCACAGCCACCCCCCTGGCGGCAAGGGGGGGCTGGTCCCGGGGGGCAAGCTGGACCCTGCCACTCAGGAGACGCTCTTCCGTGCCTAA